Within the Dolichospermum compactum NIES-806 genome, the region CCACATTACAGGCAGTTTGTGGCACAGATAAGGATTCTATGAATATACATCCACCTTTGGACGCATTTTTTGAAGGCGATCGCTTACTTAAACAAAATACCGAAGATTTATTTGGCAAAACTCTCAATAAGCGTCGAGTTAGAATCATGGTAACTTTACCAAATGAAGCCGCTACTAATTATGAATTCCTGCGAGATATAATTCGACAAGGAACAAACTGTGTGAGAATTAATTGCGCCCATGATACCTCTGTTGAATGGTTAGCAATGATTAATCATGTTAAACAAGCAGAATTAGAATTAGGATCTTCTTGTAAAGTTCTCATGGATTTGAGTGGTCCCAAAACCAGAATTAAATTTGCCATTGTCCCCAGTCCCAAACAGCGAATATTTAAAGGAGAATCTCTCCTCCTTACCTGTGATTTACCCACAATTATTGATTCTGAATATTTCCAAGTTATTTGCACAATTCCCGAAGTCTTAACAGAACTGAAAATCGGTACATTAGTTTGGATTGATGATGGGCGCATTGGTGCTTATGTCGAGTCAATTACATCCGAGGGAGTGTGGTTGAAAATCACCCATGCCCGTCTCAAAGGTGAGAAAATATTACCAGAAAAAGGCATTAATTTTCCTGACACTGACTTACATTTGAGTCCTTTAACAACAAAAGATCAACAAGATTTAGATTTTATTGCCAGCCATGCTAATCAAGTTGATATTATCGGTTATTCCTATGTGCAAACACCAGCAGATATTCAACTTTTGCAACAAGAATTAGCGACAAGATTACCAGAAAATTCTCCCATACCTGCCATAGTTGCGAAAATAGAAACCCCTTTAGCAGTGAGTAATTTGCCAGAATTAATTATTCAAGCCGCCGGCAAACAACCCTTTGGAATTATGATTGCCAGAGGAGATTTAGCCCTGGAAATTGGTTATCAACGGCTGGCGGAAATTCAAGAGGAAATACTATGGTTATGTGAAGCTGCCCATATCCCCGTAATTTGGGCAACTCAAGTCTTAGAAAATCTTGTTAAACACGGAATGCCGTCACGGGCAGAAATTACTGATGCTGCCATGTCAGAACGGGCAGAATGTGTAATGCTCAATAAGGGTGATTATATTATTGAAGCCGTAGGTATTTTAGATGATGTCCTCACGAGAATGCAAGCCCATCAAGTCAAAAAAACACCCCAGCTACGTGCTTTACATTCTTGGTAACTATCTTTATTGCCAATTTCTCTATAATTGTCAATCAGGGTGTAGAATGGGGAATGCTGTCTTTCATTAGATTAGGGAATTCATGGCGAAAAAAAGTATGATTGAGCGCGAGAAGAAACGCGCTAAAATGGTAGCTAAGTATGCTGAAAAGCGAGAAGCACTATTAGAAGAGTTCAGAACAGCAGAATCTCCGTTGCTGAAGTTAGAAGTTCACCGTAAAATTCAACAATTACCCCGTAACAGTGCGCCTACCCGTAAGCACAACCGTTGCTGGTTAACCGGTCGTCCTAGAGGCGTTTACCGTGATTTCGGCTTGTCTCGGAACGTACTCCGGGAATGGGCTCACGAAGGTCTTTTACCTGGTGTTGTTAAGTCTAGCTGGTAGAGTTAGTTGTCAATGGTCAGTTGTCAGTTGTCAGTTGTCAATGGTCATTTACTTTGAACCAATGACTGATGACCAAGATACGGTAGATTGCAGGTAAATCAATGAAAAAATTTAAGCCAAAAATCAAGTATCAAAATAGTTTTACTCCTGACTCCTGACTCCTGACTCCTGACTCCTGACTCCTCCCGGATTATTGCCCACAACAATAATCAATTCCCAGGCTATCTAAGAGTAGATCGCTAACGGCGTTGGCGATCGCAAACTCTCCAAAAAAACTTTTAGAAAAATCAAATGATTGCATCTCTGTCACAATGGCAATTACCAGAGAACCTAAATCATTTTCTCCCTCCATGCGTTGTCTCACAAAAATCTGTGATGCCCGCTGGGCAATATTTTGATTAATTGCTTCAGGAATAAACTCTTCATCAAGCCAATGCAACAGGTTTTGTTGTAACCATTCTCCTTCTTGCTGGGGATTTTCCGAAGGGGGTAAGGTAATGGATGGAATTACTGAAGTCATTTTTGTATATTTTATATAGAATTTGTTCGCTAGGGTAATCTTAGAAGAAGATAATGGAATATGATGTTGCTGCTATTGTTCGGGGTTATGCTCAAGGTTATTTTCTCATGTCTGATGAAAGTAATAACCTGGGATGGTATGGAAGTAATGAACGAACTCTCATTCCTTTAGATGAACGCTTTCGCTATCCTAAATCATTACAGCGCGTCATTAACCAAGAAAGGTTTACAGTCGCCATTAACCGGGACTTTTTGGGCGTGGTTGCCGGCTGTGCTAACCGCGACACAACTTGGATTTCTCCAGAACTAGTCAAGATTTATGAGTTACTTTACCAAAATGGTTACGCTTATAGTTTTGAAACTTGGTTAGGTGATAAATTAGCTGGGGGAATATTAGGAATTGTAATTGGTGGTGCTTTTATTGGTGAATCCATGTTTTTCAACATTTCCGAAGGTTCTAAGGTAGCAATGGTGAAGTTAGTGGCAAGATTGCGTCAACGGAAATTTAGAATATTTGACGCACAAATGATGAATCCTCATTTAGCTAGATTTGGCGCTTATCATATTAGTAGTGAAGAATATGCAGTTTTACTTAAACAAGCTGTATCAAGTTCTTGCAACTTAATTTAAGGAGTCAGCAGGTAGGGGCGCAGTCCCCGCGCCCAGTCAGGAGTCACCGAGTCATGCAATATGGTTTAGTCTGATGAATATCTAGTAAAAATGCTCATCTTAGTAGCCAAAGTTATTTTTTTTGAGATAATTATAGTTTTTAAACTTTTGAGATTTTTGTCAATCATCGGGGAGTCAAATGAAGATATTAGTGCTGAGTTGGGAATTTCCACCGAGGATAGTTGGCGGAATTGCTCGTCACGTTGCTGAGTTGTACCCGGAACTAATCAAGCTAGGTCATGATATCCACCTAATCACGCCAGAATTCGGTCCAGCATCCTTGTATGAGGTAGTTGAAGGAATTCATATCCATCGTGTCCCAGTGCCTGCTAGTAACGATTTTTTCCACTGGGTGGTGAACTTAAATGAGAGCATGGGAGAACATGGCGGTAAGTTGTTGCTAGAAAAAGGTCCATTTGATCTGATTCATGCCCATGATTGGTTAGTTGGAGATGCAGCGATCGCTCTCAAGCATACCTTTAAAATTCCCCTCATTGCCACAATTCACGCCACCGAACATGGACGCTATAACGGCATTCATAATGATACCCAACGCTATATTCATGATAAAGAATATGCACTAGCTCACAATGCTTGGCGAGTCATTGTTTGTAGTGAATATATGCGTCAGCAAATGATCCAAACACTGCATATTAGTAATGATAAAATTGACGTAATTTATAATGGTATCCGCCCAGAAAAGAAAATACATCATCAAGATTTTCATGCTCAGGATTTTCGGCGACAATTTGCCGCAGATTATGAAAAAATTGTTTATTATCTTGGTCGCATGACCTATGAAAAAGGCATACCCGTATTACTCAATGCTGCCCCCAAGGTACTATGGGAAATGAAAGGTAATGTTAAATTTGTCATCGTCGGTGGCGGTAATACTGACCATCTTAAACGTCAAGCTTGGGATTTAGGAATTTGGCACAAGTGTTACTTCACTGGTTTCCTGACTGATGAATACTTGGATAAATTTCAAACCATTGCCGACTGTGCAGTTTTTCCCAGTCTTTATGAACCCTTTGGTATAGTTGCCTTAGAAAGTTTTGCCTCTCGCGTACCAGTCATAGTTTCCGATACTGGTGGTTTACCGGAAGTAGTTCAACACGGAAAAACGGGAATTACCACTTGGGTAAATAACTCCGACTCTGTAGCTTGGGGAATATTAGAAGTTTTGAAAAATCCAGATTATTGTCAATGGTTGGTAAATAACGCTTATGCAGATTTAGACAAGAGATTTAGCTGGACAAAATTAGGTAAGCAAACAGAAATGGTTTATAAAAGAGTAGTGCAAGAAGGAGCAGAAATTGCTTGGTAAGTAATAGGACAGAATTAATTACACAACTGATTTTTCTGTTCCCTTGCCATAACGACAATTTTTAACGCCAACCCACTTAACGAGAATCAAAGATAAGATTACGCTGATAATTTGCCATAAAAAAACACTACAAACCCTGTACGCTAGGAATTTAGCCCCGGACAATGCGAAAGTTAGAAATGATTGCTGTTTGCTTGACAAGATTTGAATATGACAAAGGCATTCCTAAATACATCCAAGCGTTTGCAGAATGCAAAAAACAGCTTATTGAAGATGGTAAATCGCATTCTAGATCGTTTAACAGCTAAGTTAAAACGGTTCTTTGAGGATATCATCGCCGATAGTCAGACTCCCACCTCTAAACCAGCTTATAAACTCCCTAAATTAGCTGGTCCTGTTCATAACTTAGGTGGAGGTGGGACTGATGTTGATGACGCTATCCAATGGATGATTAATCAAGTCAGGGGCGGTAGTTACAGCGACAATAAAGTTAATGTTTTAGTCATTCGGGCTGCTGGTAATGATGATTACAATCAGTTAATTTATCGCATGAGAGGTGTCAAGTATGTAGAAACTCTGATCATTCGTAATCGTCAAGAAGCGAACAGAACCGATATTTTTGATAAAGTCAGAAATGCTGGCGTAATTTTCTTTGCAGGTGGTGATCAATGTGAATATATTCGCCACTGGAAAAACACTAAGTTAGAAGTTGCTATTAAGTCAGTTTACGATAAAGGCGGTGCGATTGGGGGTACAAGTGCCGGGGCGATGATTCAAAGTGAATATGTTTATGATTCTTGTGCTTGTGAAGATAGTATTGAAACTCATGAAGCCCTTGATGATCCTTACGGGAATATTACCTTTACCTATAATTTTTTCCAGTGGAAATATTTGCGGGGAACTATCATTGATACCCACTTTGATGAACGCAAAAGAATGGGAAGAATTATGGTTTTTATTGCCCGACAAATTCAAGATGGTGTATCTTCAAAAGCGTTGGGGATAGCAATTAGTGAACAAACATCTTTACTAGTTGATAAATATGGTATTGCTAAAGTTGTGGGTAAAGGTTCAGCATATTTTGTCTTAGGAGATCATCTCCCAGAAATTTGTGAAAAGGGTACTCCTCTCACCTATCACGACTACAAAATCTGGCGAGTGCCTAGAGGTGACACTTTCGACTTAAATAAATTACCGTCACGGGGTTATTATCTCAGAAGTGTGAA harbors:
- a CDS encoding glycosyltransferase family 4 protein, with protein sequence MKILVLSWEFPPRIVGGIARHVAELYPELIKLGHDIHLITPEFGPASLYEVVEGIHIHRVPVPASNDFFHWVVNLNESMGEHGGKLLLEKGPFDLIHAHDWLVGDAAIALKHTFKIPLIATIHATEHGRYNGIHNDTQRYIHDKEYALAHNAWRVIVCSEYMRQQMIQTLHISNDKIDVIYNGIRPEKKIHHQDFHAQDFRRQFAADYEKIVYYLGRMTYEKGIPVLLNAAPKVLWEMKGNVKFVIVGGGNTDHLKRQAWDLGIWHKCYFTGFLTDEYLDKFQTIADCAVFPSLYEPFGIVALESFASRVPVIVSDTGGLPEVVQHGKTGITTWVNNSDSVAWGILEVLKNPDYCQWLVNNAYADLDKRFSWTKLGKQTEMVYKRVVQEGAEIAW
- a CDS encoding cyanophycinase; the protein is MTKAFLNTSKRLQNAKNSLLKMVNRILDRLTAKLKRFFEDIIADSQTPTSKPAYKLPKLAGPVHNLGGGGTDVDDAIQWMINQVRGGSYSDNKVNVLVIRAAGNDDYNQLIYRMRGVKYVETLIIRNRQEANRTDIFDKVRNAGVIFFAGGDQCEYIRHWKNTKLEVAIKSVYDKGGAIGGTSAGAMIQSEYVYDSCACEDSIETHEALDDPYGNITFTYNFFQWKYLRGTIIDTHFDERKRMGRIMVFIARQIQDGVSSKALGIAISEQTSLLVDKYGIAKVVGKGSAYFVLGDHLPEICEKGTPLTYHDYKIWRVPRGDTFDLNKLPSRGYYLRSVKRGRFDSDPY
- the rpsN gene encoding 30S ribosomal protein S14; translated protein: MAKKSMIEREKKRAKMVAKYAEKREALLEEFRTAESPLLKLEVHRKIQQLPRNSAPTRKHNRCWLTGRPRGVYRDFGLSRNVLREWAHEGLLPGVVKSSW
- a CDS encoding pyruvate kinase, which gives rise to MRSTNIDLDLSDPCILLTTLQELRQSVDEEGREIFQRWKKQIHRQSFINSSLNLAYYLALRRHDLRELQAALMPWGLSSLGRIEAKVLPTLDAVIATLQAVCGTDKDSMNIHPPLDAFFEGDRLLKQNTEDLFGKTLNKRRVRIMVTLPNEAATNYEFLRDIIRQGTNCVRINCAHDTSVEWLAMINHVKQAELELGSSCKVLMDLSGPKTRIKFAIVPSPKQRIFKGESLLLTCDLPTIIDSEYFQVICTIPEVLTELKIGTLVWIDDGRIGAYVESITSEGVWLKITHARLKGEKILPEKGINFPDTDLHLSPLTTKDQQDLDFIASHANQVDIIGYSYVQTPADIQLLQQELATRLPENSPIPAIVAKIETPLAVSNLPELIIQAAGKQPFGIMIARGDLALEIGYQRLAEIQEEILWLCEAAHIPVIWATQVLENLVKHGMPSRAEITDAAMSERAECVMLNKGDYIIEAVGILDDVLTRMQAHQVKKTPQLRALHSW
- the aat gene encoding leucyl/phenylalanyl-tRNA--protein transferase produces the protein MEYDVAAIVRGYAQGYFLMSDESNNLGWYGSNERTLIPLDERFRYPKSLQRVINQERFTVAINRDFLGVVAGCANRDTTWISPELVKIYELLYQNGYAYSFETWLGDKLAGGILGIVIGGAFIGESMFFNISEGSKVAMVKLVARLRQRKFRIFDAQMMNPHLARFGAYHISSEEYAVLLKQAVSSSCNLI